From a region of the Sesamum indicum cultivar Zhongzhi No. 13 linkage group LG3, S_indicum_v1.0, whole genome shotgun sequence genome:
- the LOC105157259 gene encoding plant UBX domain-containing protein 10 — translation MSRASARALAEASCTGIVRRMVSLPRSILGGFSRVVNQGKDLMGIGGRRPQTFHSQQPLNFPFQDPSYFPLQYPQQPPVVQEEWAFLASFEQQYGTMHPFFYACRFMDALKIAQDEHKFMFMYIHSPEHPFTPSFCRETLCSEVVVQFLDANFVCWGGLAGRGEGLQMASALSVSSFPFCAIVAPAAAGDNLAVLQQMEGPLSPAELVEILQRTMEEQGVAFGSGRAKQEEKRQADRQLREEQDAAYLAALQIDEEKERLKKNSNSDHRVKPKPEKPKETSVRKQPTSKKPDTAGVKKAEAIQILIRFPNGERREHSFLSTDKIQEIFRHIDSLGLVGVGNYRLISNFPRKVYGADQMEMSLKDAGLHPKASLFLELL, via the exons ATGTCAAGAGCAAGTGCCAGAGCACTGGCGGAGGCGTCCTGTACCGGGATTGTTCGTAGGATGGTGAGCCTTCCTCGAAGCATACTAGGAGGATTTTCAAGAGTTGTGAATCAAGGAAAAGACCTTATGGGAATAGGAGGAAGAAGGCCTCAGACTTTCCATTCACAGCAGCCCTTGAACTTTCCCTTCCAAGATCCTTCATATTTTCCTCTGCAATATCCACAGCAGCCCCCTGTGGTTCAAGAAGAATGGGCCTTTCTAGCTAGTTTTGAGCAGCAATATGGAACGATGCATCCGTTTTTCTATGCTTGCCGCTTTATGGATGCTCTGAAGATAGCTCAGGATGAGCATAAGTTCATGTTCATGTACATCCATTCACCAGAGCATCCGTTCACTCCCTCTTTCTGCAGAGAGACCCTTTGCTCGGAAGTGGTCGTGCAGTTTCTTGATGCAAATTTCGTTTGCTGGGGTGGACTTGCCGGCCGTGGGGAGGGTCTGCAGATGGCTAGCGCGTTAAGCGTTTCTAGCTTTCCCTTTTGTGCGATTGTCGCTCCGGCTGCTGCCGGTGATAATCTAGCTGTGCTGCAGCAG ATGGAGGGTCCACTTTCACCTGCTGAATTAGTCGAAATTCTGCAAAGGACAATGGAAGAACAAGGGGTGGCATTTGGGAGTGGAAGGGCTAAGCAGGAAGAGAAGAGACAGGCCGACCGTCAGTTGAGGGAAGAACAAGATGCTGCTTATTTAGCAGCTCTCCAGATAGATGAG GAGAAAGAACGACTCAAGAAGAATTCAAATTCAGACCACAGAGTTAAACCGAAACCCGAGAAGCCAAAGGAGACTTCAGTGAGGAAACAACCAACTTCAAAAAAACCAGATACGGCCGGAGTTAAAAAGGCCGAAGCAATTCAG ATTTTGATCCGGTTTCCAAACGGCGAGAGAAGGGAGCATAGCTTCTTGAGCACAGACAAGATTCAGGAAATTTTCCGACACATCGATTCATTAGGCCTTGTAGGAGTTGGAAACTACCGACTAATATCAAACTTCCCTAGGAAAGTCTATGGTGCAGATCAAATGGAAATGAGCCTCAAAGATGCTGGCCTCCATCCAAAAGCAAGCCTTTTCTTGGAGCTTCTTTGA
- the LOC105157260 gene encoding cytochrome b561 and DOMON domain-containing protein At2g04850, whose product MLLLFLHILLSFRLNGVVSSRCTTTTTSKTFEKCMTLPTQQASLAWSYHPHNATLDLAFFGSFISPSGWVGWGINPTSPEMTGTRALIAFPDPNSGQLVLLPYILDPTVKLQKNPLLSRPLDIHVLLSSATLYGGRMATIHNGATIHIYATIKLVPNKTKIHFIWNRGLYVQGYSPTIHPTTINDLSSTTTIDVLSGATAKMHNNIMPLKTLHGAINAISWGLLLPIGAITARYLRQIQSIGPAWFYAHAGVQIFAVFLGTVGFSIGIKLGELSPGRVYGLHRKLGFAAFCLGWLQTLALLFRPKTTNKFRKYWKSYHHFVGYACVVLGVVNCFQGFEVMGESNSYAKLAYCLCLSTLVGFCIALEVNSWVIFCRKAKEEKLKREGVLGGGFEKGSCSSSRA is encoded by the coding sequence ATGCTTCTCTTGTTCTTGCACATTTTGCTATCTTTTCGGCTAAATGGGGTTGTCTCGTCTCGTTGCACGACTACGACCACGTCCAAGACCTTTGAGAAATGCATGACGCTTCCTACACAACAAGCCTCCCTAGCTTGGTCATACCATCCCCACAATGCAACTCTTGATCTTGCCTTTTTCGGTAGCTTCATCTCACCATCAGGTTGGGTCGGGTGGGGCATCAACCCAACGTCCCCCGAGATGACGGGAACACGAGCATTGATCGCGTTCCCGGATCCCAACTCAGGTCAATTAGTCCTGCTCCCATACATTTTGGACCCGACAGTCAAGCTCCAAAAAAACCCCCTCCTCTCCCGCCCCCTGGACATCCACGTCCTCTTGTCCTCCGCCACCTTATATGGTGGCCGCATGGCCACCATCCACAATGGCGCCACCATCCACATATACGCCACGATAAAGCTAGTACCGAACAAAACCAAGATCCATTTCATATGGAACCGCGGACTTTACGTCCAGGGTTACTCCCCGACAATCCACCCAACCACTATAAACGATCTTTCATCGACAACAACAATAGACGTCTTGTCGGGCGCAACCGCCAAGATGCACAATAACATTATGCCACTCAAAACACTGCATGGCGCCATCAATGCCATCTCATGGGGACTCCTACTGCCCATCGGTGCGATCACGGCCCGCTACCTCCGGCAAATCCAATCCATCGGGCCGGCATGGTTCTACGCACATGCGGGGGTGCAAATTTTCGCGGTTTTCTTAGGAACAGTGGGATTCTCCATTGGAATCAAGCTAGGGGAACTCTCACCAGGGAGGGTATACGGCCTCCACCGTAAACTCGGGTTTGCAGCATTCTGCTTGGGATGGCTGCAGACGCTGGCCCTGCTGTTCAGGCCGAAAACGACAAACAAGTTCAGGAAGTACTGGAAATCATATCATCACTTTGTGGGATATGCTTGTGTGGTGTTAGGAGTTGTGAATTGTTTCCAAGGATTTGAAGTGATGGGAGAGAGCAACTCGTATGCAAAGTTGGCATATTGTTTGTGCTTGAGTACATTGGTCGGGTTTTGCATTGCGTTGGAGGTGAATTCTTGGGTCATTTTCTGTAGAAAAGCAAAGGAAGAGAAGCTCAAGAGAGAAGGGGTGCTTGGAGGTGGTTTTGAGAAAGGAAGCTGCTCATCAAGCCGTGCTTGA
- the LOC105157261 gene encoding CRAL-TRIO domain-containing protein C3H8.02 isoform X1 — MAHCLRLRPPLPHHFKPVSIHHEKPTNVFKLSIRSCFVAPEKARRLVAEVKEKLEKEQNSLPVGKCGRDDEEMILWFLKDRKFSVEDTVSKLTKAIGWRKEFGVSELSEESVKSAAETGKAYLHSHLDVYGRPVLIVEARKHFPGEQGSHEDQKLCVFLIEKALTKLPAGKQEILVIIDLRGFQTQNADIKFTTFVFDAFYNYYPKRLSQVLFVDAPFIFKPVWQLIKPLLKSYASLVRFCSAEAVRDEYFTEDTVPANFRG; from the exons ATGGCGCATTGTTTGAGACTCCGTCCTCCTTTGCCTCACCATTTCAAGCCAGTTTCTATTCATCACGAGAAACCCACCAACGTTTTCAAGCTCAGCATCCGCAGTTGTTTTGTAGCTCCGGAAAAAGCTCGGCGG CTAGTGGCAGAAGTCAAAGAAAAGCTTGAAAAAGAACAGAACAGTCTCCCGGTTGGCAAATGTGGAAGAGACGATGAAGAGATGATCCTTTGGTTTCTGAAGGATAGAAAGTTTTCTGTTGAAGATACAGTCTCCAAATTGACTAAAGccatt GGATGGCGCAAGGAATTTGGTGTATCAGAATTATCGGAAGAATCAGTCAAAAGTGCAGCAGAAACTGGAAAAGCTTATCTGCACAGCCATCTTGATGTATATGGTAGACCAGTTCTGATAGTGGAAGCACGCAAGCATTTTCCTGGG GAGCAGGGATCTCATGAAGATCAGAAGCTCTGTGTGTTTCTAATTGAGAAGGCACTAACCAAACTTCCAGCTGGAAAGCAGGAAATACTTGTTATAATTGATCTCCGAGGGTTTCAAACACAAAATGCCGATATTAAGTTCACAACATTTGTG TTCGACGCATTTTACAACTACTATCCAAAGCGACTGAGCCAAGTCCTATTTGTGGACGCTCCATTTATATTCAAGCCCGTTTGGCAGCTAATTAAGCCCCTGCTAAAATCATATGCTTCTCTG GTGAGATTTTGCTCTGCAGAAGCTGTGAGAGACGAGTATTTTACAGAAGATACTGTTCCAGCTAACTTCAGGGGGTGA
- the LOC105157261 gene encoding phosphatidylinositol transfer protein CSR1 isoform X3, translated as MAHCLRLRPPLPHHFKPVSIHHEKPTNVFKLSIRSCFVAPEKARRGWRKEFGVSELSEESVKSAAETGKAYLHSHLDVYGRPVLIVEARKHFPGEQGSHEDQKLCVFLIEKALTKLPAGKQEILVIIDLRGFQTQNADIKFTTFVFDAFYNYYPKRLSQVLFVDAPFIFKPVWQLIKPLLKSYASLVRFCSAEAVRDEYFTEDTVPANFRG; from the exons ATGGCGCATTGTTTGAGACTCCGTCCTCCTTTGCCTCACCATTTCAAGCCAGTTTCTATTCATCACGAGAAACCCACCAACGTTTTCAAGCTCAGCATCCGCAGTTGTTTTGTAGCTCCGGAAAAAGCTCGGCGG GGATGGCGCAAGGAATTTGGTGTATCAGAATTATCGGAAGAATCAGTCAAAAGTGCAGCAGAAACTGGAAAAGCTTATCTGCACAGCCATCTTGATGTATATGGTAGACCAGTTCTGATAGTGGAAGCACGCAAGCATTTTCCTGGG GAGCAGGGATCTCATGAAGATCAGAAGCTCTGTGTGTTTCTAATTGAGAAGGCACTAACCAAACTTCCAGCTGGAAAGCAGGAAATACTTGTTATAATTGATCTCCGAGGGTTTCAAACACAAAATGCCGATATTAAGTTCACAACATTTGTG TTCGACGCATTTTACAACTACTATCCAAAGCGACTGAGCCAAGTCCTATTTGTGGACGCTCCATTTATATTCAAGCCCGTTTGGCAGCTAATTAAGCCCCTGCTAAAATCATATGCTTCTCTG GTGAGATTTTGCTCTGCAGAAGCTGTGAGAGACGAGTATTTTACAGAAGATACTGTTCCAGCTAACTTCAGGGGGTGA
- the LOC105157261 gene encoding CRAL-TRIO domain-containing protein C3H8.02 isoform X2, translating into MLVAEVKEKLEKEQNSLPVGKCGRDDEEMILWFLKDRKFSVEDTVSKLTKAIGWRKEFGVSELSEESVKSAAETGKAYLHSHLDVYGRPVLIVEARKHFPGEQGSHEDQKLCVFLIEKALTKLPAGKQEILVIIDLRGFQTQNADIKFTTFVFDAFYNYYPKRLSQVLFVDAPFIFKPVWQLIKPLLKSYASLVRFCSAEAVRDEYFTEDTVPANFRG; encoded by the exons ATG CTAGTGGCAGAAGTCAAAGAAAAGCTTGAAAAAGAACAGAACAGTCTCCCGGTTGGCAAATGTGGAAGAGACGATGAAGAGATGATCCTTTGGTTTCTGAAGGATAGAAAGTTTTCTGTTGAAGATACAGTCTCCAAATTGACTAAAGccatt GGATGGCGCAAGGAATTTGGTGTATCAGAATTATCGGAAGAATCAGTCAAAAGTGCAGCAGAAACTGGAAAAGCTTATCTGCACAGCCATCTTGATGTATATGGTAGACCAGTTCTGATAGTGGAAGCACGCAAGCATTTTCCTGGG GAGCAGGGATCTCATGAAGATCAGAAGCTCTGTGTGTTTCTAATTGAGAAGGCACTAACCAAACTTCCAGCTGGAAAGCAGGAAATACTTGTTATAATTGATCTCCGAGGGTTTCAAACACAAAATGCCGATATTAAGTTCACAACATTTGTG TTCGACGCATTTTACAACTACTATCCAAAGCGACTGAGCCAAGTCCTATTTGTGGACGCTCCATTTATATTCAAGCCCGTTTGGCAGCTAATTAAGCCCCTGCTAAAATCATATGCTTCTCTG GTGAGATTTTGCTCTGCAGAAGCTGTGAGAGACGAGTATTTTACAGAAGATACTGTTCCAGCTAACTTCAGGGGGTGA
- the LOC105157460 gene encoding putative late blight resistance protein homolog R1A-3: MAVAAYASLVSLMDVLDNVQHLGRRRRLHLDKEQIQNLQEKVKLLQDFLEVHSQRISPEMENLVRQLLVLVDDADDIIDFHVANQLREESQDKSLHTIALTSFCQYIDKIIEKIDSITEKLMMVKEEWIDVQEQQPEVSMPVGSTSLPYSDENTMLGFDERLLQVVDELTRDESNLQILPIVGMGGIGKTTLAQNAHDHPYIVNRFDIRIWFTISQQYSVQKILQKYFFNDNKDIIGSTDQLGVAELGERLHKLLFGKRYLIIMDDVWSIKTWEDFMLYLPNNGNKSRVLVTTRLLEVARPLCFDNHYFTVDFLDEDKSWDLLCGKVFAQKSCPYPELEEIGREIAKGCRGLPLSIVVIGGLLAKSNKTREYWGFVAKNVTSFVNYGDDEYCLKILSLSYNSLSIHLKPCFLYTRVFPEDQEIRAPELKKLWISEGFLKPVGGKSLEEAAEEYLKDLTDRNLIFIRKRTRRGNIRTCGVHDILRELCFREYSKEHLIRVPKSQRIAFQVQPKFDFCFLCGRLPDRLNRIHLKQLVGLRSTTVASSLVCEACNNMYPDLNRLRWVKVFDLDNDQSFETFPQHTKLRYLAVQDQHATMVDYLLEWKIVFPNTISLLWNLQILDLDLFYMDTHTLVLSSEIWEIPKLRHLNVQSFRLPDPLVNDLEGQDFTILEYLSTLSSEGFRCIKEVVKRIPNLKKLNASYRSYSGDASDCSLSNLVQLNKLESLSLEYYSLLENITFPTSLKKLSLSYCEIPWRKMTIISSLLPNLEVLKLNNAFRGQEWDPSEGEFLRLKVLHISFCDLMLWGAEDIHFPNLQYLSLEGMFKLEEIPLSIGDIATLHSIHLQFCGESAVNSATEILTEQKENGNESLQVYVDGKQVHVSL, from the coding sequence ATGGCAGTAGCAGCTTATGCATCTTTGGTTTCTCTCATGGATGTTCTCGACAATGTTCAACATCTTGGTCGTCGTCGACGGCTTCATCTGGACAAGGAACAAATCCAGAACTTGCAGGAAAAAGTTAAGTTACTGCAAGACTTCCTTGAAGTTCATTCCCAAAGAATAAGCCCAGAAATGGAAAATCTGGTCAGGCAACTTCTTGTTCTTGTAGATGATGCAGACGATATCATTGACTTCCATGTGGCGAATCAACTTCGTGAAGAATCTCAAGATAAAAGTCTTCATACGATCGCCCTGACATCCTTCTGTCAATATATCGACAAAATTATCGAAAAGATTGATTCCATCACTGAAAAATTGATGATGGTTAAAGAGGAATGGATAGATGTCCAAGAACAACAGCCCGAAGTTTCCATGCCCGTGGGTTCTACATCACTTCCTTATAGTGATGAGAATACTATGCTAGGATTTGATGAACGCTTACTTCAGGTGGTGGATGAGCTTACTCGAGATGAATCTAATCTACAGATCCTCCCAATCGTCGGGATGGGGGGCATTGGTAAGACAACTCTAGCTCAAAATGCACATGATCATCCATATATTGTCAATCGCTTTGATATACGCATTTGGTTTACAATATCTCAACAATATAGCGTTCAGAAAATTCTTCAAAAGTACTTCTTCAACGATAACAAGGACATAATAGGTAGCACAGATCAATTAGGAGTAGCTGAATTGGGAGAACGTTTGCACAAACTTTTATTTGGTAAAAGGTATTTGATTATTATGGACGATGTGTGGAGTATCAAAACTTGGGAAGATTTTATGTTGTACCTTCCAAATAATGGGAATAAAAGTCGAGTTTTGGTGACTACTAGATTGTTGGAGGTGGCTCGTCCTTTATGCTTTGACAACCATTATTTCACAGTGGATTTTTTAGATGAAGATAAAAGTTGGGATTTACTATGTGGAAAAGTTTTTGCACAAAAAAGTTGCCCATACCCAGAATTGGAAGAAATTGGAAGGGAGATTGCGAAAGGTTGTCGTGGACTTCCTTTGTCAATTGTTGTAATTGGTGGGCTCCTTGCAAAATCCAATAAAACACGAGAATATTGGGGGTTTGTTGCAAAGAACGTAACCTCATTTGTCAATTATGGAGATGATGAGTATTGTTTAAAGATATTGTCTTTGAGTTACAATAGCTTGTCAATTCATCTTAAACCGTGCTTTCTGTATACGAGAGTTTTTCCTGAAGATCAAGAAATTAGAGCACCTgagctaaaaaaattatggatcaGTGAGGGGTTCCTAAAACCAGTAGGAGGTAAAAGCTTGGAAGAAGCTGCGGAGGAATACTTGAAGGATCTTACTGAccgaaatttaatttttattcgtAAAAGGACGCGTAGAGGGAATATAAGAACATGTGGCGTTCATGACATTCTAAGGGAGCTATGCTTTAGAGAATATAGCAAAGAACATCTTATTCGTGTCCCTAAATCACAACGCATTGCTTTTCAAGTACAACCCAAATTTGATTTCTGCTTCTTGTGTGGTCGCCTACCGGATAGATTGAATAGGATACATCTCAAACAACTTGTCGGGTTGCGATCAACAACAGTTGCCAGTTCTTTAGTGTGTGAAGCCTGTAATAATATGTATCCAGATCTTAATAGATTAAGATGGGTGAAGGTATTCGACCTGGATAATGATCAATCCTTTGAAACATTTCCGCAACACACAAAATTGCGGTACCTTGCGGTCCAAGATCAACATGCTACCATGGTGGATTATTTGCTTGAATGGAAAATTGTATTTCCTAATACAATTTCTTTACTTTGGAATCTACAAATTTTGGATCTTGATCTATTTTATATGGATACTCATACATTGGTTTTGTCATCTGAAATTTGGGAGATACCAAAACTCAGACATCTCAATGTTCAAAGTTTTAGGTTGCCTGATCCACTAGTTAATGATTTGGAGGGGCAAGATTTCACTATTCTGGAATACCTAAGTACACTGTCGTCAGAGGGTTTTAGGTGTATCAAGGAGGTCGTTAAAAGAATTCCAAATCTGAAGAAACTAAATGCTAGCTATCGGAGCTACTCGGGGGATGCTTCCGACTGTTCTCTTAGCAATCTTGTGCAGCTCAATAAACTTGAATCACTCTCCTTAGAGTATTACTCTCTCTTGGAGAACATAACCTTCCCGACTTCACTTAAGAAGTTGAGTTTGTCATACTGCGAAATTCCTTGGAGAAAGATGACTATCATTAGTTCTTTGTTGCCTAATCTTGAAGTGCTTAAACTGAACAATGCATTCCGTGGGCAAGAGTGGGATCCAAGTGAAGGGGAATTTCTTCGACTCAAAGTGTTACACATTTCGTTTTGTGATTTGATGTTGTGGGGAGCAGAGGACATCCATTTTCCAAATCTCCAGTACCTTTCCCTTGAAGGTATGTTTAAATTGGAAGAGATTCCTCTAAGTATCGGAGATATAGCCACATTGCATTCCATCCATTTGCAATTCTGCGGAGAGTCTGCTGTCAATTCAGCAACGGAAATACTGACGGAGCAAAAGGAAAACGGAAACGAGAGCCTGCAAGTTTATGTGGATGGAAAACAAGTTCACGTTTCTTTATAG
- the LOC105157461 gene encoding putative late blight resistance protein homolog R1A-10 — MIKEELDDVQDQQPIVAVEPVGLTTLPSSERNTTVGSDDVLVRVIDELTRGESNLQILPVVGMGGIGKTTLTQNAFDHPYIANSFDLRIWFTISQEYRVRDILLKYFLNDEKNKEDDKKDKEDDEKKQKCPTDAEEKNEEKGKSLNELGAAELGECMHKHLFGRRYLIVMDDVWSFKAWEDFMKYLPNNGNGSRVLMTTRLLDVARPLCFDNHYFTMNFLDDNKSWDLLCEKVFGPKSHPHPELEEIGRKIAKGCRGLPLSVVVIGGLLAKSNKTREYWEYVAKNVTSFVNFGDDEYCSKILFLSYNNLPIHLKPCFLYMKVFPEDHRIKASKLIKLWIGEGFMKPIEGKSLEEVAEEYLKDLTDRNLILIHKRSRRGNINTCSVHDIMRELCIRESNRERLIRLPKVQRIALSERTDDRSCFLCSHPGRRHGIFLQGIVVRMRPTVVSPSLCNECNNMYPDLNRFRWVKVFERVKYQSVETFPQPTTLRYLEFQAPEDPLRVDKFAFPRTISLLWTLQTLHLYVGYTSADPLLLLPSEIWEMPQLRHLNARQFVLCGPLVRSVEGKDLNILNNLSTLSVGGFKCSEKDVVERIPNLKKLNVSYLRFGRDDSCYYLRDLAQLNKLESLYELFCPSLEQIIFPTSLKKLSLSMTRNFPWGQMTIIGSSLPNLEVLKLYRAFRGYEWIPVEGAFLRLKVLVIGLCYLEQWGAEDIHFPNLQSLTLTSMNSLKEIPLSIGDICTLQFIHLDRCSKSVIKSAYEILEDQEEKGNESLQVYVDGKQILVPL; from the coding sequence ATGATTAAAGAGGAACTGGACGATGTCCAAGATCAACAGCCTATAGTTGCTGTGGAGCCTGTGGGTTTAACAACACTTCCTTCTAGTGAAAGGAATACTACAGTGGGATCTGATGATGTCTTGGTTCGGGTGATAGACGAGCTTACTAGAGGTGAATCCAATCTCCAAATCCTCCCAGTTGTCGGAATGGGAGGCATTGGTAAGACAACTCTAACTCAAAATGCTTTTGACCATCCATATATTGCCAATAGCTTTGATCTACGCATTTGGTTTACAATATCTCAAGAGTATAGAGTTAGAGATATTCTTCtgaaatactttttaaatgaTGAGAAGAACAAAGAAGATGATAAAAAGGAcaaagaagatgatgaaaagaaacaaaaatgtccTACAGATGctgaagaaaagaatgaagaaaaaggtaaaagtCTAAATGAATTAGGAGCAGCTGAGTTAGGAGAATGCATGCACAAACATTTATTTGGTAGAAGGTATTTGATTGTTATGGATGATGTGTGGAGTTTCAAAGCTTGGGAAGATTTTATGAAATACCTTCCAAATAATGGGAATGGAAGTCGAGTTTTGATGACTACTAGACTGTTGGATGTGGCTCGTCCTTTATGCTTTGACAATCATTATTtcacaatgaattttttggatGACAATAAAAGTTGGGatttattatgtgaaaaaGTCTTTGGACCAAAAAGTCACCCACACCCAGAATTGGAAGAAATTGGAAGGAAAATCGCAAAAGGTTGTCGTGGACTTCCTTTATCAGTTGTTGTAATTGGTGGGCTCCTTGCAAAATCCAATAAAACAAGAGAATATTGGGAATATGTTGCAAAGAATGTGACCTCATTTGTCAATTTTGGAGATGATGAGTATTGTtcaaagatattatttttgagttacaacaatttacctatTCATCTTAAACCATGTTTCCTTTATATGAAAGTTTTTCCTGAAGATCATAGAATTAAAGCCTCCAAGCTGATAAAGTTATGGATTGGTGAGGGGTTTATGAAACCAATTGAAGGTAAAAGTTTGGAAGAAGTTGCAGAGGAATATCTGAAGGATCTTACAGACAGGAATCTTATTTTGATTCATAAAAGATCACGTCGAGGGAATATAAACACTTGTAGTGTTCATGACATTATGAGAGAGCTATGTATTAGAGAATCTAACAGAGAACGTCTTATTCGTCTCCCTAAAGTACAACGCATTGCTTTATCAGAAAGGACGGATGATAGATCATGCTTCCTGTGTAGTCACCCAGGTAGACGACATGGGATATTTCTCCAGGGAATTGTTGTTCGCATGCGACCAACAGTTGTCAGTCCATCATTGTGTAATGAATGTAACAATATGTATCCCGATCTTAACAGATTTAGATGGGTGAAGGTATTCGAACGAGTTAAGTATCAATCAGTTGAAACATTTCCGCAACCCACAACATTGAGGTACCTTGAGTTTCAAGCACCTGAGGATCCACTAAGGGTTGATAAATTTGCATTTCCTCGTACAATTTCTTTACTTTGGACTCTTCAGACTTTGCATCTTTATGTGGGTTATACAAGCGCAGATCCACTATTACTTTTGCCATCTGAAATTTGGGAGATGCCGCAACTTAGACATCTCAATGCTAGACAATTTGTTTTGTGTGGTCCACTGGTTAGAAGTGTGGAGGGGAAAGATTTGAATATCCTGAACAACCTAAGTACACTTTCTGTGGGAGGTTTTAAGTGTTCGGAGAAGGACGTTGTTGAAAGAATTCCAAATTTGAAGAAACTAAATGTTAGTTATTTGAGGTTCGGAAGGGATGATTCATGCTATTATCTTAGAGATCTTGCACAGCTAAATAAACTTGAATCACTTTACGAACTATTTTGTCCCAGCTTGGAGCAAATAATCTTCCCAACTTCACTTAAGAAGTTGAGTTTGTCCATGACCAGAAATTTTCCTTGGGGACAAATGACGATAATTGGTAGTTCGTTGCCCAATCTTGAAGTGCTTAAATTGTATCGTGCCTTCCGTGGGTACGAGTGGATTCCAGTTGAAGGGGCATTTCTTCGGCTAAAAGTATTGGTGATTGGATTATGTTATTTGGAACAGTGGGGAGCAGAGGATATTCATTTTCCAAATCTCCAGAGCCTGACTCTCACAAGCATGAATAGTTTGAAGGAGATCCCTTTAAGTATTGGAGATATATGCACACTACAGTTCATTCATTTGGATAGGTGCAGTAAGTCTGTCATCAAGTCAGCATACGAAATACTGGAGGACCAAGAGGAGAAAGGAAACGAGAGTCTTCAGGTTTATGTAGATGGAAAACAAATTCTTGTTCCCTTATAG
- the LOC105157262 gene encoding heme-binding protein 2-like, with translation MGSPRITILRLILFFTISIIITGKVECKGLESPQYTVVHSESDFEVRFYRESAWMTAPVDEISFEKATKDGFHRLFQFIEGANLNFSRIPMTVPVLTSIVPGAGPLHSSAYFVKFYLPEKFQATPPLPLPELNLQPDWWKSRCIAVRKFSGFARDNNIVKEAKKLALSLSRSEWANTTSTESEYAYSIAQYNSPFRFIGRVNEVWADVGGSEANGCKSRLSAAY, from the exons ATGGGTTCTCCAAGAATCACGATTCTAAGACTAATACTGTTCtttacaatttcaattattataactGGAAAGGTTGAGTGCAAGGGGTTAGAATCACCACAATACACAGTAGTGCATTCAGAATCTGATTTTGAGGTGAGATTTTACAGGGAATCAGCTTGGATGACTGCCCCTGTTGACGAAATCTCCTTTGAGAAAGCTACCAAAGATGGCTTCCACAG ATTGTTCCAGTTCATAGAAGGCGCAAACTTGAACTTCTCTAGGATACCAATGACTGTCCCCGTCTTGACGAGCATTGTCCCAGGAGCTGGTCCTCTTCACTCATCGGCATACTTTGTCAAATTTTATCTGCCTGAGAAGTTCCAGGCCACCCCACCCCTTCCTCTTCCCGAACTGAACCTTCAACCCGACTGGTGGAAAAGTCGGTGCATTGCTGTCAGGAAATTTTCAGGATTTGCAAGGGATAACAATATCGTTAAAGAGGCCAAGAAACTTGCCCTCAGTTTGAGTAGGTCTGAGTGGGCAAACACAACTTCTACTGAGAGTGAATATGCTTACTCTATTGCACAGTATAATTCCCCTTTTAGGTTCATTGGTCGTGTAAATGAAGTTTGGGCGGATGTTGGTGGATCTGAGGCAAATGGTTGCAAGTCCCGTCTCTCGGCTGCATACTGA